A single region of the Paraburkholderia megapolitana genome encodes:
- a CDS encoding S10 family serine carboxypeptidase-like protein, with translation MKPDRSCNGSKQGRLAALSIVTIGMLALAGCGGSDGGSSSSSAANLKQTSNNQANPAASNQPYVDTIAYSMNATDGLAASQVTEKAAVMQHQWKSGSTTIDYTTTTGHLTAADAQGNPEASMSYVAYTAPSTNGAPRPVTFIYNGGPGSSSIWLRLGSFAPTRVATPDPLFGNNWPNYPLVDNKESMLDVSDLVYIDPPGTGLSEAVLPNTNQVFWGCDPDVKVIRDFVERYIAVNNRSKSPLYLYGESYGTPRTDMLALSLESAGVHLTGIVLQSSILNYGSTDDAADDLPSYAEVSAYYNQVSPAPVSLSAYAQQMEQFSTAQYRHLNNGTPPLRTLQSWSQTSGMSVQALQSYFSQNWFSDTLVSNGQIGRYDGRVTLPDSDPRLQSDNDPSDILISQPFTNALATQMPQYLGYTAPNSTYVPLNDGMTWDFSHGGQSYPDTIPDLLGALTLNPRLEILSENGYHDLATPFFNTEKQLARLQTVPHLNPNLQVTFVQGGHMIYLDDVARPQVKAHLKLFYAAKQIPGALTLTTLPQPWRDESPASSPTVSTPSTVTQAAAP, from the coding sequence ATGAAGCCAGACAGGAGCTGTAACGGTAGCAAGCAGGGCCGGCTAGCTGCACTCAGTATCGTGACGATCGGAATGCTGGCGCTGGCGGGATGCGGCGGCAGTGATGGTGGTTCGTCCTCGAGTAGTGCCGCGAATCTGAAGCAAACCTCAAACAACCAAGCAAACCCCGCAGCAAGCAATCAGCCTTACGTCGATACGATCGCCTATTCGATGAACGCCACCGATGGTCTGGCCGCGTCACAGGTCACCGAAAAGGCCGCCGTGATGCAGCACCAGTGGAAATCCGGCAGTACGACGATCGACTACACGACCACCACCGGTCACCTGACCGCCGCGGACGCGCAAGGCAACCCGGAGGCGTCGATGTCCTACGTCGCCTACACCGCGCCGAGCACGAACGGTGCGCCGCGCCCGGTGACGTTCATCTATAACGGCGGCCCGGGTTCGTCGTCGATCTGGCTGCGTCTCGGTTCGTTTGCGCCGACGCGCGTCGCCACGCCCGACCCGCTGTTCGGCAACAACTGGCCGAACTATCCGCTCGTCGACAACAAGGAAAGCATGCTCGACGTGTCGGACCTGGTGTACATCGATCCGCCGGGAACCGGGCTCTCCGAAGCCGTTCTGCCGAACACGAACCAGGTCTTTTGGGGCTGCGATCCGGACGTCAAGGTGATACGCGATTTCGTCGAGCGCTATATCGCCGTCAACAATCGCAGCAAGTCGCCGCTGTATCTGTACGGGGAGTCGTACGGCACGCCGCGCACCGACATGCTCGCGCTGTCGCTCGAGTCCGCCGGTGTCCATCTGACGGGGATCGTGTTGCAGTCTTCGATCCTGAACTATGGGTCAACCGACGATGCCGCCGACGACCTGCCGAGCTACGCGGAAGTATCGGCCTACTACAACCAGGTTTCGCCGGCACCGGTTAGCCTGAGCGCCTATGCACAGCAGATGGAGCAGTTTTCGACCGCTCAGTATCGTCATCTGAACAACGGCACACCGCCTTTGCGCACGCTGCAGTCGTGGTCGCAAACATCGGGCATGAGCGTGCAGGCATTGCAGAGCTACTTCAGTCAGAACTGGTTCTCGGACACGCTGGTCAGCAACGGGCAGATCGGCCGTTATGACGGACGCGTGACGTTGCCGGACTCCGACCCGCGGCTGCAGAGCGACAACGATCCGTCGGACATCCTGATCTCGCAACCGTTCACGAACGCGCTTGCAACACAGATGCCGCAATATCTCGGCTACACGGCGCCGAACTCGACCTACGTGCCGTTGAACGACGGCATGACCTGGGACTTCTCGCACGGTGGCCAGTCTTATCCGGACACGATCCCCGATCTGCTCGGTGCACTGACGCTCAACCCACGGCTCGAGATCCTGTCGGAAAACGGCTATCACGATCTGGCCACACCGTTCTTCAATACCGAGAAGCAGCTCGCGCGACTCCAGACAGTGCCTCATCTAAATCCGAACCTGCAGGTGACTTTCGTCCAGGGCGGTCACATGATCTATCTCGACGACGTGGCACGGCCGCAGGTGAAAGCGCACCTCAAGCTGTTCTACGCGGCGAAGCAGATTCCGGGTGCCCTCACGCTGACGACGCTGCCGCAGCCGTGGCGTGACGAAAGCCCGGCGAGTTCACCGACCGTTAGTACGCCCAGCACTGTGACGCAGGCGGCCGCGCCCTGA
- a CDS encoding beta-galactosidase — translation MDRRRFVSLAALVPFISAYGSENDSGTLNSTNTAKNVSAESVSPRVKERHTFSFSPDGSQFLLDGRALQIRSGEMHPARIPVEYWRHRIRMAKAMGMNTVAFYIMWNYHETTPGHFDFETENRNIEAFIKLCQDEDMWVLLRPGPYICGEWDLGGIPSYLLRHRDIKLRTNSANDPHYMAAVTRYINELIPRINPLLVANGGPILMIQIENEFGSYANDPTYMEEVRQLWVQGGIQGPFYTEDGLTELEQNHSNVTGGAIGLSGGTATDIAASRHAYPGVPAMAGEVYPGWLTHWGDPFLQGTATDITATLTTLMQQKLSFNLYVIHGGTSFGFFSGANTDVNTGEYQPDITSYDYAAPISEQGVATAHYTRYRNLIAGYLPSSLPAVPRPIATITRNRSEALAPVPYASIWDNLPAALPASQTVNPQPFEMYGQAFGFILYRKQLPRYDGGALTVTDVHDYATVCIGDQYMGGISRAAIPAAYAQRLHVTHHAPLPLSTAVTSASPVLEILVEGMGRVNFGHAIVDRKGILESVALQDQSGQSSVLTGWEVHLLPMDDAFIANLRPGTTNARKGGLFFKVEFQLNEVGDTYVDMSRWTKGMVWANGRNLGRYWHIGPQTRLYCPAPWLRPGYNEIIVFDLHQLDAQPIEFAATLA, via the coding sequence ATGGATAGAAGAAGATTTGTCTCGTTGGCCGCGCTGGTGCCGTTCATATCGGCATACGGTAGCGAGAACGATAGCGGCACCCTGAATTCCACGAACACCGCTAAAAACGTTTCCGCCGAATCTGTCAGTCCACGTGTGAAAGAACGCCATACCTTCTCGTTTAGCCCGGACGGCAGTCAGTTTCTGCTGGATGGGCGCGCGCTGCAGATTCGCAGCGGCGAAATGCATCCTGCACGCATCCCGGTCGAATACTGGCGGCATCGGATCAGGATGGCGAAGGCGATGGGCATGAACACCGTCGCGTTTTACATCATGTGGAACTACCACGAGACGACGCCAGGTCACTTCGATTTCGAAACGGAAAATCGCAACATCGAAGCATTCATCAAGCTTTGTCAGGATGAGGATATGTGGGTGCTGCTGCGTCCCGGTCCGTATATCTGCGGCGAATGGGACCTGGGTGGTATTCCGTCTTATCTGCTGCGCCATCGTGACATCAAGCTAAGGACAAATTCGGCTAACGATCCGCATTACATGGCCGCGGTTACGCGTTATATCAACGAACTGATACCGCGCATCAATCCCTTGCTCGTCGCCAACGGCGGACCGATCCTGATGATCCAGATCGAGAATGAATTTGGCTCCTATGCGAACGACCCGACCTATATGGAGGAGGTTCGCCAGCTCTGGGTTCAAGGCGGGATACAGGGGCCGTTTTATACGGAAGACGGTCTCACGGAGCTCGAGCAGAATCATTCGAACGTGACAGGTGGCGCGATCGGGTTGAGCGGCGGAACGGCCACGGATATCGCGGCGTCGCGGCATGCCTATCCGGGCGTGCCGGCGATGGCGGGCGAAGTCTATCCAGGCTGGCTCACGCATTGGGGCGACCCGTTCCTGCAAGGCACCGCCACCGACATCACTGCAACGCTAACCACGCTGATGCAGCAAAAGCTGTCGTTCAATCTGTACGTCATTCATGGCGGTACGAGTTTCGGCTTCTTCTCCGGCGCCAATACCGATGTCAATACCGGCGAGTATCAGCCCGATATCACGAGCTACGACTACGCGGCTCCAATTAGCGAACAAGGTGTTGCGACCGCGCACTACACGAGGTACCGGAATCTCATCGCTGGCTATCTGCCATCCTCGCTTCCTGCGGTGCCGCGACCGATTGCCACGATCACGCGCAACCGGTCCGAGGCACTCGCGCCCGTTCCCTATGCTTCTATCTGGGACAACCTGCCTGCTGCACTGCCTGCTTCCCAAACGGTCAACCCGCAGCCGTTCGAGATGTACGGCCAGGCGTTCGGGTTCATTCTGTACCGCAAGCAGTTGCCACGTTACGACGGCGGGGCGCTTACCGTCACAGACGTTCACGATTACGCGACGGTGTGCATCGGCGATCAGTACATGGGCGGCATTTCGCGGGCGGCGATACCGGCCGCCTACGCGCAGCGTCTGCACGTCACGCACCATGCGCCGTTGCCGCTATCAACCGCAGTGACGTCGGCTTCTCCTGTACTCGAAATCCTGGTGGAAGGCATGGGGCGGGTCAATTTCGGTCATGCGATCGTCGATCGCAAAGGCATTCTCGAATCGGTCGCGCTGCAGGATCAGAGCGGCCAGAGCAGCGTGCTGACCGGATGGGAGGTCCACCTGTTGCCGATGGATGACGCATTCATAGCGAATCTTCGTCCTGGGACCACGAATGCCAGAAAAGGCGGCCTGTTCTTCAAGGTGGAGTTTCAACTGAACGAGGTTGGCGATACTTATGTCGATATGAGTCGCTGGACCAAGGGCATGGTGTGGGCGAATGGCCGGAATCTCGGCCGCTACTGGCACATCGGTCCGCAGACCAGACTCTATTGCCCGGCACCGTGGCTCAGGCCGGGCTACAACGAAATCATCGTGTTCGATCTCCATCAGCTGGATGCGCAGCCGATCGAATTCGCGGCGACGCTTGCCTGA
- a CDS encoding RICIN domain-containing protein, translating to MKRSGSRISLTALGAILLGLLQAAPAQAVTFRASAPVPMSIYSDSPNSLFIDRDGTFFLENAYSQYDDVPADHVWDFYSGANADSVSLSQAHSQYDTRVLCNDGNPVAIELFGKPVKSQTSYTQADYCDMIGVWVDPDTGDWYGIVHNELFGTNPRVDAISYAISRDRGASWTLQSPIVTSPYGKGDPHTPYYYYGDGDPRLFVDYASGYFYIFYTSRILGQNGAPSGFDNYMWAHVARAPISRKMTSSSWQKFYNGKWQQVLGTNWTCDASSAATTPCARAPVSSSLESNIQGPSVDLTAQGGPAADATGSETFVTPTGNTGSLLDAGYTNATLRVMSISWNVYLQKYIAVAEDRTISKPGTPSFDYGLPATTLKLYTSSDLATQQWTYAGSVPYSSASWYRWFVDTATKTSSSPLGQTFRTYCAYSCSQSDGEYIDITAHLDSSTDPVPVYYADAAGHSITADSPNGEYFIAHPGNPRANVPALASGAWRFKATGDGFFTISIDGAYLGVDNSDAGRAWGAPVKLSPAGSSVQQQWYFQKVVTGDAFAYRIVNRFSGLALSFPGSALTSSLSGVVTAPIRSWDNSRPRSIAVWGSFDQSIVLQRSGG from the coding sequence ATGAAGCGATCTGGAAGCCGTATTTCGCTGACCGCACTGGGAGCGATCCTGCTCGGGCTGCTGCAGGCCGCGCCCGCGCAGGCCGTCACGTTCCGTGCGTCGGCGCCGGTACCGATGAGCATCTACTCGGATAGCCCCAACTCGCTCTTCATCGACAGGGATGGCACGTTCTTCCTCGAAAACGCCTACTCGCAGTACGACGATGTCCCTGCCGATCACGTGTGGGATTTCTATAGCGGCGCAAATGCCGACTCCGTTTCGCTGTCGCAGGCTCACTCCCAGTACGATACACGCGTGCTTTGCAACGACGGTAACCCGGTAGCAATCGAGTTGTTCGGAAAACCGGTCAAATCGCAAACCTCCTATACGCAGGCCGACTACTGCGACATGATCGGCGTCTGGGTCGATCCCGATACAGGGGACTGGTATGGCATCGTGCATAACGAGTTGTTCGGCACGAATCCGCGGGTCGACGCGATTTCCTACGCTATCTCGAGAGACCGTGGGGCGAGCTGGACCCTGCAGTCTCCGATCGTGACCTCGCCGTACGGCAAAGGCGACCCTCATACGCCTTACTACTACTATGGCGACGGGGACCCCCGGCTGTTCGTCGACTACGCATCGGGATATTTCTATATCTTCTATACGAGTCGAATACTCGGTCAGAACGGCGCTCCGTCTGGCTTTGACAACTACATGTGGGCACATGTCGCAAGAGCGCCGATTAGCCGCAAGATGACGTCTTCGTCGTGGCAGAAGTTCTACAACGGGAAATGGCAACAGGTACTGGGAACGAACTGGACTTGCGACGCATCGAGCGCGGCTACGACTCCCTGCGCGCGCGCCCCTGTGTCGAGCTCGCTCGAATCGAATATTCAAGGCCCGTCTGTCGACCTCACTGCTCAGGGCGGTCCCGCGGCCGACGCCACCGGAAGCGAGACTTTTGTCACCCCCACGGGCAACACAGGCAGTTTGCTTGACGCGGGCTACACCAACGCAACGCTGCGGGTTATGAGCATTTCATGGAACGTCTATCTGCAGAAGTACATCGCGGTAGCCGAGGACAGAACGATCTCAAAGCCCGGAACCCCCAGTTTCGATTACGGCCTGCCTGCCACGACGCTAAAACTATATACGTCGAGTGATCTTGCTACCCAGCAATGGACTTATGCCGGTAGTGTCCCGTACAGTTCGGCCTCCTGGTACAGATGGTTCGTGGACACCGCAACGAAAACGTCATCCAGCCCGCTTGGCCAGACTTTCCGTACCTATTGCGCATACAGTTGCTCGCAGTCCGACGGCGAATATATCGACATCACCGCACACCTCGATTCGTCGACCGATCCCGTACCGGTCTACTACGCGGATGCCGCTGGTCACTCGATTACCGCTGACTCGCCCAACGGCGAATACTTCATTGCACATCCGGGCAATCCGCGGGCTAATGTGCCGGCACTCGCATCTGGCGCGTGGAGGTTCAAAGCGACGGGCGACGGATTCTTCACGATCTCGATCGACGGTGCTTACCTTGGCGTGGACAATAGCGACGCGGGTCGAGCCTGGGGCGCACCGGTCAAACTCTCGCCGGCCGGTTCGTCGGTGCAGCAGCAGTGGTATTTCCAGAAAGTCGTCACCGGCGATGCCTTCGCGTATCGCATCGTCAACCGGTTTAGCGGGCTTGCGCTCAGCTTCCCCGGCAGTGCGCTTACAAGCAGTCTGTCCGGCGTTGTGACAGCACCGATCAGGAGTTGGGATAACAGCAGACCTCGCTCGATAGCGGTGTGGGGATCGTTCGATCAAAGCATCGTTCTTCAGCGAAGTGGGGGGTAG
- the serC gene encoding 3-phosphoserine/phosphohydroxythreonine transaminase yields the protein MTNALNFSGGPGALPESVLRQTREAIVALPETGLSVLGMSHRSAWFRAILDEAEQNLRALLALSDDYAVTFLQGGSSLQFAMIPMNFAAGAIADAGAPEYIASGYWSGRAAEEATRVGAAKIAWDGRNSGYCRLPDLDALNVAASAAYLHYVTNETVEGLQFPAREHTLPVPLIADMSSDFLSKPVRTECYSMIYAHAQKNLGPAGVTVAAIHREMIERIPDGLPAILDYRTHIAHGSNYNTPPVFAIYVLALVTRWLRTEIGGLEAMQRINARKAARLYDTLHALGDVVMIHAQPSWRSQMNVAFTFGDSRLDSAFLETASERQIVGLEGHRSIGGLRASLYNAVTEAAVDTLCDTLTEFSLQHV from the coding sequence ATGACCAATGCCCTTAATTTCTCCGGCGGTCCCGGCGCATTGCCGGAATCGGTATTGCGGCAAACCCGCGAGGCAATTGTGGCGTTGCCGGAAACCGGGCTCTCCGTGCTCGGCATGAGCCATCGGTCGGCGTGGTTTCGCGCGATCCTCGATGAAGCGGAGCAGAACCTGCGCGCGCTGCTCGCGCTGTCCGACGATTACGCGGTGACGTTCCTGCAAGGCGGCAGCAGCCTGCAGTTCGCGATGATCCCGATGAACTTCGCGGCCGGCGCCATTGCCGACGCGGGTGCGCCCGAATACATCGCGTCGGGTTACTGGAGCGGGCGGGCCGCAGAAGAAGCGACACGTGTTGGGGCCGCAAAGATTGCGTGGGATGGCCGCAATAGTGGCTATTGCCGCTTGCCCGATCTCGACGCTTTGAACGTCGCAGCATCGGCGGCGTATCTGCACTACGTGACGAACGAGACGGTCGAAGGTCTGCAGTTTCCCGCGCGAGAACATACGTTGCCGGTACCGCTGATCGCCGACATGTCGTCGGATTTTCTGTCGAAACCGGTGCGCACCGAGTGCTACTCGATGATCTACGCCCATGCGCAGAAAAATCTCGGACCGGCCGGCGTCACGGTTGCCGCGATTCATCGCGAGATGATCGAACGCATTCCCGACGGACTCCCTGCAATCCTCGATTACCGCACGCATATCGCTCACGGTTCGAACTACAACACGCCACCGGTGTTCGCGATCTATGTGTTGGCGCTGGTGACGCGCTGGTTGCGTACGGAGATCGGCGGACTCGAGGCGATGCAGCGCATCAACGCGCGCAAGGCTGCGCGGCTCTACGACACGCTGCATGCGCTCGGCGATGTAGTCATGATCCATGCGCAGCCGTCGTGGCGCTCGCAGATGAATGTTGCGTTTACGTTCGGCGATAGCCGGCTCGATAGTGCATTTCTGGAAACGGCGAGCGAGCGGCAGATTGTCGGACTGGAAGGACATCGCTCGATCGGCGGTTTGCGTGCGTCGCTGTACAACGCGGTGACGGAAGCGGCAGTCGATACGCTGTGCGACACGCTAACCGAATTCTCGCTGCAGCACGTATGA
- a CDS encoding tetratricopeptide repeat protein codes for MSTLHTACDDAVAVAGAPDSPTAVTALARQLDDDPLNLALHAALAQALQAAGDDTGFLAHRIALATFDTIAAGEPSLAAIPLYNLATVYYMKGEHDAAKHWYGQALKVHPDLAIAHQNLAAIFEAQGQAADAQQHRSRAYSLQRVFIEPAQNARRHLLILCSGHACGNVPFETLLPFDTTYRIKYAIDYAHDTEDAQLPPFDLVFNAIGEPDIAQPLTARLQRFAQRCGQAMLNRPDRVARTQRHRMALLLAGIDNVVTAPCIRVEARPASYRTLAERLEVAGIGFPLLMRPLATHGGDGLVLHESFDTLWGALKALSAPCYLTKFIDFRSTDGHYRKYRTVFVDREPFPYHLAISSHWMVHYFSADMTTNRAKIDEERRFLEDPRTALGERAAKAIAAIGRRLDLDYGGIDFTLLPDGRVFVFEANATMLIHREAADGPLAHKNAFVQPIVDAFERLQVSRMGTPVA; via the coding sequence ATGAGCACACTCCATACCGCGTGCGACGATGCCGTTGCCGTCGCAGGGGCGCCAGACTCGCCGACCGCCGTGACCGCTCTCGCTCGACAACTCGACGACGATCCGCTCAATCTCGCGTTGCATGCCGCGCTGGCGCAAGCGTTGCAAGCGGCGGGCGACGACACCGGTTTTCTCGCCCACCGCATCGCTCTCGCCACCTTCGATACGATTGCTGCCGGCGAGCCCAGCCTTGCAGCTATTCCGCTCTACAACCTCGCCACCGTCTACTACATGAAGGGCGAACACGACGCGGCGAAGCACTGGTATGGCCAAGCGCTGAAGGTGCACCCCGATCTCGCGATCGCCCACCAGAATCTCGCCGCGATTTTCGAAGCGCAAGGGCAGGCTGCGGATGCCCAGCAACACCGCTCGCGTGCATACAGCCTGCAGCGCGTGTTTATCGAGCCGGCACAGAATGCGCGGCGGCATCTGCTGATCCTGTGTTCGGGGCACGCGTGCGGCAACGTGCCGTTCGAAACCTTGCTGCCGTTCGATACCACTTACCGCATCAAGTACGCGATCGACTACGCGCACGACACAGAAGACGCGCAATTACCGCCGTTCGATCTCGTGTTCAACGCAATCGGCGAGCCTGACATCGCGCAGCCGCTCACCGCAAGGCTGCAGCGTTTTGCGCAGCGCTGCGGGCAGGCGATGCTGAACCGGCCAGACAGGGTTGCCCGTACGCAGCGTCACCGGATGGCGTTGCTGCTGGCCGGCATCGACAACGTCGTGACCGCGCCGTGCATTCGCGTCGAAGCGCGGCCCGCTTCATACCGCACGCTGGCCGAGCGGCTCGAGGTTGCGGGCATCGGTTTTCCGCTATTGATGCGTCCGCTTGCTACGCACGGCGGCGACGGACTCGTGCTGCATGAATCGTTCGACACACTATGGGGCGCGCTCAAGGCGCTCTCCGCACCGTGCTATCTGACGAAATTCATCGACTTTCGCAGCACGGACGGCCATTACCGCAAGTACCGGACGGTGTTCGTCGATCGCGAGCCGTTTCCCTATCACCTCGCGATCTCGTCGCACTGGATGGTGCATTATTTTTCCGCGGATATGACGACGAACCGCGCGAAGATCGACGAGGAACGACGCTTTCTTGAGGACCCGCGAACCGCGCTTGGCGAACGCGCGGCGAAGGCAATCGCGGCGATCGGGCGCCGGCTCGATCTGGACTATGGCGGCATCGACTTCACGTTGCTGCCCGATGGACGAGTCTTTGTCTTCGAAGCGAACGCGACGATGCTGATTCATCGCGAGGCGGCCGATGGTCCGCTTGCGCACAAGAATGCGTTCGTGCAACCGATCGTCGATGCTTTTGAACGGTTGCAGGTGTCGCGCATGGGTACACCCGTTGCATGA
- a CDS encoding tetratricopeptide repeat protein — protein sequence MSNWPAAAANPDARATEEGIAALLAQAKSHHLAGDLITARSLYEAVLTEQPAHADASFRLGILDLQCGDAGRALISVERALACEPHQTRYRFGRAQVLVALQRFDDAIDVCRDLLAGQPASADILFVLAHTLQAKGDMRAAVDTWLRVLDLDPACVEALNPLGNAYRHLGDLSAAEHAYRRALAVQPANADALTNLGSVLRVSGRFDEAIALLRDAVHCEPCSAAARVNLGVALCERGDYPEALAMLERAVELDPTSAEAAYNLGNAAHATGRPRDAIVQYRRAIELKSDHADAHNNLGNAHRSLGEFAAAADAFAGALRLRPDSVAACNNLGNLYRTLGRTDDVKTYLRRAIAIDPTHSVSHNNLGNVLKDGGALDDAIASYRRALDCDADNVIAHSNLLYALTFRCDDAQTVRDESRRWSARYEDPLRTTLKPHSNDRSPNRRLRIGYVSADFRDHCQALFTIPLLAHHDHDAFEIVCYSSVERPDAVTARIAAYADVWRDVRTLDDEQLAQTIRADGIDILIDLTMHMADGRPLLFVRKPAPVQVAWLAYPGTTGIDAIDYRLTDAHLDPPWHDSHYSEQSVRALESFWCYDPLTDTPAVNALPASKRVSNGEVTLGCLNNPCKLTDRTLAMWAGVMQALPYARLVLMSAAGEGRERLVERADAQGIDTARVGFVPFRPRAAYLATYHDIDLGLDTFPYNGHTTSLDSLWMGVPVVTRVGQTAVGRGGLSQLANLGLSELAAYTDEEFVRIAVELARDLPRLSALRSGLRTRLEASPLMDGSRFAYQVERAYRQMWRTWAVH from the coding sequence ATGAGTAACTGGCCGGCCGCTGCTGCGAATCCGGATGCACGCGCAACGGAAGAGGGCATCGCCGCTTTACTTGCGCAGGCGAAAAGCCATCATCTGGCCGGCGATCTGATTACCGCACGTAGCCTCTACGAAGCCGTGCTCACCGAGCAGCCTGCGCATGCGGACGCGAGCTTCAGACTGGGCATCCTCGACCTGCAATGCGGCGACGCCGGGCGCGCGCTTATATCGGTCGAGCGCGCGCTTGCCTGCGAGCCGCATCAGACACGCTACCGCTTCGGTCGCGCTCAGGTACTCGTCGCATTGCAGCGTTTCGACGATGCAATCGACGTCTGCCGCGATCTGCTCGCCGGGCAACCTGCATCCGCCGACATACTTTTCGTCCTGGCCCATACGCTGCAGGCAAAAGGCGACATGCGCGCAGCCGTCGATACGTGGCTTCGCGTTCTCGATCTCGACCCTGCATGCGTCGAGGCGCTGAATCCGCTTGGCAATGCATATCGGCATCTTGGTGACCTGAGCGCAGCGGAACATGCATATCGTCGCGCGCTGGCCGTGCAACCCGCCAACGCGGACGCGCTGACCAACCTAGGTAGTGTGCTGCGCGTATCCGGGCGCTTCGACGAAGCGATTGCGCTGCTCCGCGATGCAGTACATTGCGAGCCGTGCAGTGCGGCGGCACGCGTGAATCTCGGTGTGGCGCTATGCGAGCGAGGCGACTATCCAGAGGCGCTGGCGATGCTCGAACGCGCAGTCGAACTCGATCCCACTTCGGCAGAGGCCGCGTATAACCTCGGCAATGCCGCCCACGCAACCGGTCGTCCGCGCGATGCAATCGTCCAGTACCGTCGCGCAATCGAGCTGAAATCCGATCACGCGGACGCGCACAACAACCTCGGCAACGCGCACCGTTCGCTCGGCGAATTCGCGGCCGCGGCCGACGCATTCGCCGGTGCGTTGCGGCTGCGTCCCGACAGCGTTGCTGCGTGCAACAATCTGGGCAACCTGTATCGCACACTCGGTCGAACAGACGACGTAAAAACATACTTGCGCCGCGCGATAGCGATCGATCCGACGCATTCAGTCAGTCACAACAATCTCGGCAACGTGCTGAAGGACGGCGGGGCGCTCGACGATGCGATCGCCAGTTATCGCCGTGCGCTCGATTGCGATGCGGATAATGTGATCGCGCACAGCAACCTGCTGTATGCGCTGACGTTCCGCTGCGACGACGCGCAGACGGTGCGCGACGAATCGCGTCGCTGGTCGGCGCGGTACGAAGACCCTTTGCGAACCACACTGAAACCGCACAGCAACGATCGTTCGCCCAACCGGCGACTGCGCATCGGCTATGTCTCCGCCGATTTCCGCGACCATTGCCAGGCGCTGTTCACAATTCCGTTGCTCGCGCATCACGATCACGACGCGTTCGAGATCGTCTGCTACTCGAGCGTCGAGCGACCGGACGCGGTCACGGCGCGCATCGCCGCTTATGCCGACGTCTGGCGCGACGTACGCACGCTCGACGACGAACAACTCGCGCAGACGATCCGCGCCGACGGCATCGACATCCTGATCGATCTGACGATGCATATGGCCGACGGGCGCCCGTTGCTGTTTGTGCGCAAACCAGCGCCGGTGCAGGTGGCGTGGCTCGCCTATCCGGGCACGACCGGCATCGACGCGATCGATTACAGACTCACCGATGCGCATCTCGATCCGCCCTGGCACGATAGCCACTACAGCGAGCAATCGGTTCGCGCGCTGGAGTCGTTCTGGTGCTACGACCCGCTGACCGACACGCCCGCGGTCAACGCGTTGCCCGCATCGAAGCGCGTGTCTAACGGCGAGGTGACATTGGGTTGTTTGAACAACCCGTGCAAGCTGACCGATCGCACGTTGGCGATGTGGGCCGGTGTCATGCAAGCGTTGCCGTACGCACGACTGGTGCTGATGTCGGCGGCAGGCGAGGGCCGCGAACGGCTCGTCGAACGTGCCGACGCACAGGGCATCGACACCGCGCGCGTAGGTTTCGTACCGTTCCGTCCGCGCGCCGCGTATCTGGCCACGTATCACGACATCGATCTCGGTCTCGACACGTTTCCCTACAACGGCCACACAACCAGTCTCGATTCGTTATGGATGGGCGTGCCGGTCGTCACGCGGGTTGGACAGACAGCGGTCGGTCGGGGCGGCCTGAGCCAGCTCGCGAATCTCGGCCTGTCCGAACTCGCGGCGTATACCGACGAAGAATTCGTGCGTATCGCCGTCGAACTGGCGCGCGATCTGCCGCGGCTGTCGGCCCTGCGCAGCGGTTTGCGTACGCGCCTTGAAGCATCGCCGCTGATGGACGGTAGCCGCTTCGCGTACCAGGTAGAGCGCGCCTACCGGCAGATGTGGCGGACGTGGGCAGTTCATTGA